From Streptomyces yatensis, one genomic window encodes:
- a CDS encoding SMI1/KNR4 family protein, whose product MSDDTQRVAVAWGRIEAWLREHAAASADVLRPPAGEADIAAAEAAIGVEFPAALAAWYRVHDGFDEGHGCGILPSGMTMLPLADLVDEYRMRTRDWEREAGIVPFARTAGDTWSGWYVDARRGEPSYGDLGHWSVDGGDDLYPLGRGGWPLAAWLEEIAAALEEGRCLHRPDGTDERHSWPVLTGSQGLTWIDPRDPRLFPDG is encoded by the coding sequence ATGAGTGACGATACGCAACGGGTAGCCGTGGCTTGGGGGCGGATCGAGGCGTGGCTGCGTGAGCACGCTGCTGCTTCGGCCGATGTACTGCGCCCTCCGGCTGGTGAAGCCGACATCGCCGCGGCGGAGGCGGCGATAGGAGTGGAGTTCCCGGCGGCGCTCGCGGCGTGGTATCGGGTTCATGATGGTTTCGACGAGGGCCATGGTTGTGGGATTTTGCCGTCCGGCATGACGATGTTGCCGCTGGCTGACCTGGTGGATGAGTACCGGATGCGTACGCGGGACTGGGAGCGGGAGGCGGGCATTGTGCCGTTCGCGCGGACGGCCGGGGACACCTGGTCCGGCTGGTATGTGGACGCGCGTCGGGGCGAGCCGTCCTACGGCGACCTGGGGCACTGGTCGGTGGACGGTGGAGACGATCTGTACCCGTTGGGGCGTGGGGGCTGGCCGCTGGCGGCCTGGCTGGAGGAGATTGCTGCGGCGCTGGAGGAGGGCCGGTGTCTGCACCGGCCGGATGGAACGGACGAAAGGCACAGCTGGCCGGTACTGACCGGCAGCCAGGGGCTGACCTGGATTGATCCCAGGGATCCACGGCTGTTCCCCGACGGGTGA